A window of Salvia splendens isolate huo1 chromosome 8, SspV2, whole genome shotgun sequence genomic DNA:
aggaggcggcggcagcATATCCGTAACACCGCCTCCTGAATTGGAATAATGCAGAAGGGCAGTGGCGGTGAGGAGCGGGGACTCTGTGAATACGGTGGATGCGACGATGTGGTAGTCCATGGGAGGCTGATCCAAGGTGACTAGAGCGGTCACGCTCTGCCCCACGTGCACGTCTACGGAGTCGTACGTGTTCTGGATCACGTGGGAGCCTTCTATCTCCACCACTTTAATTTGATGCCCTTGGATCCTCCAGTTAAACGACGTCGAAAGCCCCACGTTGGAGACGCGGAACATGTATGTCTTCCCTGGATTGCCGCTCATCGTGGATGCATTCTGGCCGTTGATGAGAATGCCTTCGGGGTAAGGCAGCCGCATTCCTGAATCCAGCGTCAGCTGCAGCGCCTGAAAAGGGTCATAGAGGAGTCAAGGATCACCAATTTGTCGATGCTCTGATGTATGATACGGAAAAAAGCTAACCTTGTGAGTGGATGTGTACGAGTCACCGATGAGGAGGGTGAAGTCAGCGTCGGGGATGACGGACCTGGCGTATATGTTGAGGGCGCCGAAGCCTCCGGCGGCTCGGTGCATGAGAGTGGGGGGGAAGTAGGTGTCGAGTTTAGTGGTAGAATGGTAATGCTTGAGACCAAAGGTCTCGAGTTtagtctttaaatttatgttcattcaAAGGAGTGACCTGTTGAGGGACACCGAGTGGTGCAGCTGTGCCGTATGTGACTGTCCATGTGTAGTACATGTAAGCGTCTTCACATGAGACTGAACCAGTCCAAAATCCCACCATCAAAATCAATGATACTATTAGTATCATCCTGCTCCTCATATGCCTGAAATCAAGAATTATACGCAAATGGCATATTGGACTTTGAATTTACCGGATTTGAGCGATGATTATTGCTAAAAACAAGCAGAGAATTTAGAGTAAATCTTCCTTCAATTTCTCTATCTGTTTAGGCTTATAGGGATATTCAAATAGATTAGTTTAACAGATATTGGAAACCAAAAAAAAACTAGGACGTTGAGTGCGGATCTCAAATTTTACTATTGTAATGTTAATATTAACGTGTTATACCAATGAACAAGGCATTTTCATATTCGTAGTAAGGGTTCTTGAAATTCGAAATCAGGATAAAGTTTTTTTCATGGAGTCAAACCGTAAAGCAACTAATATTTTCtagagaaaattcaataatgcTAAGAATATGATTGAAAAAATTCTTTAGTCTTGTAAAAGAAGTCCATTTTTTCTTGTGCAAGTACGAAAAAAACCCTAGAAGATAAATTATACTGTAAATTATTTTTGCTGGGATTGATGGcgtatattttacatttttatttatttattttagtttatactccatccatcccacaaagtgtcacatttttcattttcatatgtcccacaaaatttatcacatttcactctttatcattttttgtagtggatctCTTATTCCACTTATTAATtctcacttacattttattataaaactaatatataaaagtaggactcacgttcttttaactttttcaatatacttttttattacattttttaaaactcgtactCGATAAAAGCGTGTTAAAATTTATGGGACGAGGGATTATATGAAAAAACAGAAACTAAAACATGAGCACTATGTATTGCTTCTTGTGAAGTTGTGAACACCATATATAATGATTATAAAATGGTACTACTAGCTTAGTTGGTAAAACagtatattttgttttatgataTTCTTATATAGAGATCCCATTGTCATTCTATTTGACCTGTTTCTCTTGTTATTTTCAATATTACTAcctttttatttatagtatttatttCTTGTTTCCCTTTTCAAATCAATTACCTTATGATATTCTTATATAGAGATCCCATTTTCATTCTATTTTACCTGTTTCTCTTGTTATTTTCAATATTACTAcctttttatttatagtatttatttCTTGTTTCCCTTTTCAAATCAATTACCTCCAACTAATGTTAAAATTGGAATTAAAATAAGTGGATAAAATAAAGAATCCAAATGTTGATCCCATCGTGTGGTTAAACATTACAATTggtttttaataatattaatttaaatatttttagttttatatgtatatttactCACTTGTGTTACATAAATATACTTGCATTATATATACAAGCATGAAGTATTGCTATACGGTTATACGTACTAACAAATCATATAGCATGTCACTATTCATGTGTGTAAATACTTTATCTTAAATATACAAAATTATGACTTTCTTAAATCCGGAAACGCTTTCTTCTACCGAAGCGACTTTAATTAAAGCAATTAATATGCTTCACTTAGACGTTACTTTATAGACATCTTCATTTGTTTTATGAATGCATTTAGTTTGACTTCTATATTTTTTacactagtagtagtatttatgtttttgttctaggccattttaatttttgtaaaatttCAATGTTATAGCTACTTGCAGTAGTTATTAGAGTGAGTTCTAAATATCTGGACTATAATATACTCCTAATTAACAGAATTCATGTTTTCAATATTTTAAAGCATTATTATCTCTAGGGTGTAGGGACATGGATCATTAATGCAATAGATCTATAGAAAAGTTTTTCGAGGCTTTCCAATGTAGAAAAGCAACGAacaaaaattactaatattgaAAAAAGCCATAACTTTAGCTATGTGGTAATTAAACGCATGCCGACATTATTTGCATAGAACTAATATGAGTTGCTTCCAATAAAAGTACAAACACTTGAATTTTGGACTTGAATTTTGGTGAAAATATATTAATGAATATTCCTTTCATATAATTAACATTTCAAAGATCATACTCCGTATTGGTTTTATCAGTACTTGTAATTAACCATATGgaatttatacaaaaaataaaatataagtgaaaGAATTAGAGTTGTATCTTATAGTAATGCATGCCCATATATAATTGATAAGTGATAACGATCATCAGAAAATAGAGAGAGCATTAATGCTAAAACATGATTTATTTGAGGGAAGAGATGACGAGCTGCCATAATACCAAATGGGATTCACAAGAGCTATCATTTACtgacataaaaaaattatcctATCTTGTGTACATATTCTAGTAACTATTTTCATTAACTTTATTTCACACCGAAATAAAAGTAAGATCAACCACACAAGAATAAAGTGACTTTTGGGCGTATTCATTTATAATACCAGAATCAACTGGGAATAAGATGTAGATTTTCCTATTCATTCAAATGACATGGctaatgtgtgtgtgtgtgtgtgtccaTTTTTTGGTTTTCTAGCCAATCAACTTTTGTTTGTAATAGATGAGTCTTAATTAACCTGCATTAACAATCAAATAACTTTCCTCTTCTCCATAACTTTCAACAACACCCGACATAACAGTCACTTTGACAAGTCAGTGTATGTTTATAGGAAAACAAGAATATCATAGTCATGTATTGTATAAGAAGAGTTCAGTTCCTTCAATCCATGAATACAAATAGTTGATGGTACAATAAGAGAATGACTTATTTTAAAAGTAAAGGCTAGATTTCATCAGCAACAAGTACCAATCAAACTCCAGTAAACTAAGCCACTTTATAAATATGATAAAGAAATAATTAGactaaaaatacaaacttcAAACCACAGAAAAATGAAAGCATACCTCCTCCCCCCATATCTGAAGGATCACCAGTAATCTTGGCAAGAACACCTCCCAGACTCGAAACAATGGAACCTACTCGAATCCCGTACAGTTATTTTCCTCTCAGCAATCCTCGACACGAACTTAAGGGCTGTGTGGCAGTCCACGCATGTCCTCAAGTTCTTGAAAACCTTGATCGGTGTTCCCGGAGGAGTGCTGATGATGCCAAATGCCACAGCAAGTTTTTCGCTGTGGTAGGACAGATTATGCTCTTTCTGCTCCTCCTCTACATCATGCAGCACGTAATTCGTGTGGGGAACAAACCCTTCTTCCTTCATCCTCTTTGAGATCTCACCCaaatatttgaatatatctttcgATTTTGGATGGGATTCATCTCCAACCAAGAAGATATGGACCTTCCTGTTGATGTTAACCCAACTCATGCCAGGTTTCTTCACCACTCCTCTCTCATCCATCAGTTGTCTCACCTTCGCCACTTCGTTCCACTTCCCTGCAGTGGCGTAGATATTAGCAAGAGTGACGTAAGTAGCTGCATTCTCCGGCTCAATTTCAAACAAGGCTTCTGCAGCTTGCTCTGCAATTTCATAGTTCCCATGAATCCTGCATCCACCAAGTAAAGAAGCCCACAGAAACTTGTCGGGTTTCATAGGCATTGAACGAATCATATCTTGTGCTTCCTTGAATCTGCCCGAGCGACTCAAGAGATCAACCACACAAGCATAGTGGTCAGCTGTGAGAAGTAGCCCATGTTTCTCCTTTATCAAGTGGAAATATTCGAGACCTTTATCGACTAAACCTGCATGAGTGCACGCAGATAAAACACCTACAAACGTAACATGATCAGGCTGAGTGCCAGACTTAAGCAGCATATCAAACAGCTTAAGTGCTTCATGGGGCTGCCCACTCTGAGCATATCCAGTGATCAACGAGGTCCACGAGACTAAATCAGGCCTAGGAAGCCACTTGAACACTTTACCGGCTCTCTCCACGCTACCACACTTGGCATACATATGCACAAGCGAGCTAGCAGCAAACGAGCACGGATCAAACCCAATCCGCATCATGTGCCCGTGGACCTGCCGGCCTAACTCCTCTGCAGTTTGATGAGCGCAAGCGTTCAAAACCCCTGCAAACGTGTACTCGTTAGGGCTAATCCCACAGCGCaagaaatcagaaaacaaagaAAGGCCATCTTCCCACCTCCCATCTCCAAAATACCGATCAATCATTGATGTCCAAACCACAATGTCTTTCCCTTCTACCCTATCAAAAATGTACCTCGCCTCGTTTAGGCTCCCACACTTTCCATACACATCCATCAGAGCACTCGAAACTACAGCATCAGAATCCAACCCTGTTCTGATTATACGCCCATGAATCTCTTTCCCTAACCGCAACGACTGCATGGCAGCCGAAGCCGTGAGGACACTAGACACGGTGAACTTATTGCACATGGGATGCTCATTTCTCTGCATTAATCTGTACAGCTCCAAGGCATGTCCAGGCTGTTTATGCTTGACGTAGCCCGAAATCATGGCCGTCCACGAAAAGTTGTCTCTTTCAGACATTTCATCGAACAGCTCCCGCGCTTCTAAAACCATGCCTATTCTCGCGTAGCCCGAAATCAAAGTGTTCCAAGAACACAAATCCCTCTCGCCCATTTCATCAAACAGCTTGCGGGAATCCGACATACTCCCGCATTTGCAATACAGCTCAAGAATCTTGTTGGAGATAAACACTCCAGCCAGGAAGCCCGAACGATTGATATAGGCATGGACTCTTTTGCCCTCAATTAGAGCCCTTTTCTCAATGCAGAGCTGCAGGATTTTAGAATAAGCAGCGGGAGGGGGATGAACTTGATTTTCTAGGAATGGAATCACGTCTTTCAATCGTTTCTGGTGGCAGAGATGTTCGATGGTTAGAATGAAATCGACATCTCTGCCCGAGCGATTTGGTGATGGCCCGTGATTCCCAGATGGAGGAAGGAAAGGATTTGGCGAGGATGTTAGTTGACTGGAATAGGGCGTGGAAGAATACGAACACCCGAGTAATTTTCGAAGCTGAAATGGATTTCGCTTCATTGTTTCACTGATAGGATAGGTTTACTTGACGCCTCACTCTCATACTCACTGTCAACCCATGCCGGAAAAGAGCCAATTAAACAAATAATCCatttaaagaattaaaattaataattacatTTAATCCGTTCCAAAAAAAATAACTGTAACAGTGAATGATACTCCACTATAcatgttttaatataaaataaaataaaaatattaaagaaaaaataattaaagtattacaaataaaaacattatgGAGTAGATaactcaaaatagaaaaaatatgattattttccGTATACGAATAAAGAATCAAATGCAAGTAGAGAACTAGTAAGACTTGGCTGATTCAAAAACTGACTTAATAATAACATGCGTATGTATTGGTTTAGTTTAAACTAGTATCACCGCCAGGATCCGTGGCGCAATGGTAGCGCGTCTGACTCCAGATCAGAAGGTTGCGTGTTCGATTCACGTCGGGTTCAATTTCCCGATCCATGCTGAGGCTCCAATTTTTTATGTGCAGTTCTTTTCTCATTAAACTTTTTATGAAATTCTATTTCGCtcttttattatataattgagTCTGATTTGCAATAAATATTACTTCAATTTTGAATACACTAAACGCTTAGGAATTAGAATTTTCTCGCCATCTCGGCGGCTCCTGAAATAATACTATGATCATTCTCCTCAATTGACTCATTTCCCCAATGCTTTGCCAAAATAAACTAATTACAATGCTttataattacataataatGAAGTTAAGATACATCATTGATTCAAACACGAATATTTATCACAAAATTCACAATTATCATCAAATGCACTAGATAATATGACTCACAAGTATAACAATTAGAATCTGCAAGTATAAATTTGTAACTTGACATGGCATTTTTCTAGCCTAGTGATTCTTGGTCTAATCACTTGACATATAGAACTAATGAAGGATTGGTGATCTTCCTTCCATGCTAACATTTATACGTTTTTCTACTATATGcctttttttattgaaaatctGAGATTTGATCTTATTCTCTGATCATGTATTATCCAGAACAGACAATGCAATGCAGATTGTTGAGATGACCAATATTAAACGATACACACACCGACTGAAAATTATTACAAGCTCCACAAAGAGTTATACAGCTCAGTGCATAAGAAACACAAGTGCATACGAAATAGAGTGGAATAAAAGATGCCATAAAGTAGTAGACAAGAGAGCGATGCCGTAAGAAAGCAAGGACTTCAGCTCGCTCCGTATATTCTCAACACTATATCGTCCCCTGACCATAAAACAGGAACGCTATACTGACACTATTGCCCCTCAATACTACTTCTGTCTGTGTCGATGCCTTTCCACACAATGTTTTAAGTAGTCACAGGCTCTGTATTCATTCTGACCTACGCTCACATTGCATAAATGACCTCCCCGCTGCtgtcaagatcaagatcgggatcAGAGTCTAGGTCCTCCAAGTCATCGTCCATCATGTCCAGGTTGTACAAACCAGCTGGAGGTATGGTAGCCTCCGAGATTATCTGCATGATGGTTTCAAGGCTCTGCATAGGCTGCTCCGGCTCTTCAAATTGGTCGCCCATTGTCGTTTCGTCCATCAGATCTGCTGGGAGGTTCTTGAGAAACCACACATGGTTCTTGATCTCAGGTATGGTGATGCGCTGACacatcacaattcacaaacaCTCGAATAGTGAGCATATATAAATGACTAAAAATAGAAAGCTACCCACTTTTGTTTGGAAACGAAAAGATGAACCATTGTTCACTTTTTCCATAACTCATTTCATTTTGAAGGCAATGAGAGACGTTAATTCAGTCtcaagtatttatttttattgctaGGGCAAATTCTTTCAAGTTAAAATTATATCAAGTAGTACGTGTTTAGTTATGACCGGATAGATGGAACATATTAGGTAGACATCTTACAGATGCAATCTCGTATATGAAGACAGATTAAAATTCAaactttcaaaaaatagaaatgcaAGTCAAGGATCAAATCACTCACTTGAGCAGGATCACCCACAAAGATCCTCGAAATCAGATGCAGACATTCCGCAGATATATTGACATGCTCTGGAATAGAATACTGAACATTTATGACTCTCTGAATTGTCTTACGGTAGTCCTTAGGGTTTTCAGGATCTTCAAACGGATAGGTACCAACCAGCATAACATACAATGTCACTCCACAGGACCACACATCTGCAATCTGAAATAGAAGTAGCATTAAGATTCAAATATAAACATTATTACACAGTAAAGGAAACACAGGGAAACCAAAGCATAGACAAAAGATtcaaatataaacattatcATTGAACAGGTAAACCAATTTATAGACTAAAAGAACTGCCACGTGCCAACATGTTAAAAGgatatgtaaagaaaagtgaattgAGGAATCCTAGGTGAATAGCTTATTTGTTTTGGGAAAAACTTAGGTTGTTACAAAGTTGGACCAGGAGGAAGTATTCACCGATTCAGCATGAGAAAATGAGAACGTTTACAAACTTAGTATATGAGAAAATGGAGAGCATGTAACAATTTGGTACGAGAATTGAATTAGCACCTAAGAAAGACAGAGAAATAATATGCTTACAATATGGTTTTCAAGTATTACTCAGTATGCCAGGAGTTGTTTTACCTTGCCATCATATTCTTTTCTGTGTAGCACCTCAGGAGCAATATATGCAGGAGTACCCACTGTAGATTTTGGTTGTGAATGCAGCAGAGCAGACTGTAAAAGGACATATATAATCAGATAATTAACAGAAAATTTCTGATAACCAGGCgtgaaaaatgacaaaataatatcTCTGAGAAAAATGTGAAATCCTCGATTTTAAACAGGAAAATATCACTTTTACCccaaacattttttaaaatgtcaatTAGGTCATTAACCATCAATAGTTAATTTATCATAAATGTCATGAACCATAGAATATATCAGCTCAAGTCATGAATTATTGATACTTTATAAAAATTTCCTGGTGTTCATTTTCCAGCTGCTGAACATTGACGTGGCTTGTCAGATGTCACAgtggaaatattaattaaattttattaaaaactgGCTTGGCCTGGCCTGGCCTGAATATGTATGTTCAGTGTGGAGACATCCGCGAGCCACGCCAACATTCCTGAGCCAGCAAAGAAATCTCAGGACATTTTTTTATCACTTAGCGATTATTCATGACTTCACTTAATATTTCGATGGTTTcagacatttttttataaaatggtaataatttgagattgaaaatgatctttttatatttcaaacatttttgataaaattttaatagttttGACATTTTCCCATTTAAAATCCAGGAGAATAGGGAATTATGATACCAACAGATTAGATGGAGTAGAAAACAGATTTGGCGACTACCTTGGAATACCCAAAATCACATATCTTCAGCCTAGGAGCCGGGCTCCCATCCAACAGTGTGTTTTCCAGCTTCAAGTCTCGATGACATATTTGCTTTTATAAGGGAATATGAAAagataaatcaaattaaagttGTATCCTAAGAGATTGTGATGGAAAGTATTTCTAACTGAAGAATTTGATACCATTGAATGACAGTAGCTCACTCCAGatataagttgttgaaagaagaAACGAGCCTGCATGAGAAAAGATTGCAAATAAGAACCGAGTGAACTCAAAAGCCACATGTACGCCAGGAAACAAACACATCAGAGTAAGTAAAAGAACCTCATCCTCACTGAATCGTCCTTTATTAGATATGCGCTCAAATAATTCTCCACCAGATGCATACTCCATCACAATAGCAAGATGGATGGGTGTTAGAATCACCTAAAGCAGAGTATTAGAGTACAGTCAGAGTTAATATAATCAAAGTCGCTTAAATGTCAAGAGTATTAGCAACAAACCTCTCGAAATCTGACAATGTTTGGGTGCCTCAAAGATCTGTGATTGATAATTTCTCTCTGAACATTCTCATCTATCTGCAAAAGTTATCCAGATAATTTACATGCTAATCTTTGAAAACCAACTAAAGAACCAGTACAAAAGAAAATCTTGTCAATCTTAGATCATCCTTCGTGAAATCAGACAGACCAGCATCAATAGTAAATGGTAGAACCATgtggatatttttttttgagGGTAATTAAAATTCATTCTATAGCTGATTAGCAGAAGCAAAAACTCTACTACGATAAAAAAACTGACTCATTTACCCATTTTTAACTCAAAACACGTGTACAAATAACTAACGACAAGCACCAGCACATTAGAAGTCGGATAAATATAGGCTTCCATCTGTGTATGACAGTTGCAGTACTTTTCTTATATAATAACAGCATAAACTTTTCTTCATGTCCTTAAGCTCTCCTTTCTGACATGTTCCATTTCAGTTGGTAAGAATGCATCCCACATAATGTTGTCCTAATTTCACTGATTGATTGTGTTATTTTCCAGGGAGTTTTAACTTTAACCTATGACAAACAACACAGAACTTGGGCATGCCAGATAAAAAAATTGCAACTTActatcaaaaaatgtggaagaAATATTTAAAAACTTATCTACTCTAATTTATCCCATGTTTTGTTATTGTTCCATGCAACGGCATACAATAAGAGTTAGGGTTCCACTAGGTACCCACAAACTCCCAAAGTTCTTTAGTCATTTACTGATCAATATGCAATTCATATTGTTCATCTCTTTGCCTTCCTAAATTTCATCCTTCAGAACAAGTCTCCAATTTATAGCTTATACAAGCGAAAACATAGGGACGTCTGTTAGAGGTAAAAGTCAGACTGCTGGAATTAATGGAGCAGAACCGAGAAATTGAATAACAAGACTAAATTGAACTACTTGAATAATGAAACActcaaacaaaatataaatacaaacgTAATGCCACCTCCGAAGAGGGCCTTAACAGCTACATGCTGGACTTCACTAATATTCTGGAAACCTCTCTAATCTGGTGAAGGTTTTTATGAAAAGACAAAAGACtcatattactactataattattaaaagaCTCAATACtttaaatataaatctaatctTAAAGATAAACATGACTCATCAAACAATAAAAGATAAATACTAACCAAATTATCACTAAAGATAAATATATCTTGATATCAAGAAGCAAACATGCCATAACTCCTTCAGACTTGATCGATATCAAAGTCCTTACAAAACTTACTTTCAACCTATCAGTCACTGCTACATGACGGGTAACGGGATATTTAATCTGTCAGAAAACATTTCTCACAATGCCGGCTATTGTTATCATTTTAGTATCATGAAACAAATCTTCAACCAGTACTATTATCGTACATAACATACTTTGGCGAGGAttcatataatttattaaatattgtcCATTAAAATGCAAAGTCAGTCACCAAATTTATCGGCCATAACCAAGCATTGGAAGCTCCCAAGTTGAGAGATCCAAAGTCAAAGTTTTGAGACCAGTAAAAGACTGGGAAGAACCGAAGAGGAAATGGCAACACACTTCCATTCACACATACATCCTGTTGTAATTTGGGGAGGCGGCAAAGGTGGTGACAAGATCTGATACGAAACCCCCACCCGTTCAACATGAAAGTGAGGAGTG
This region includes:
- the LOC121744033 gene encoding pentatricopeptide repeat-containing protein At4g37170-like, encoding MKRNPFQLRKLLGCSYSSTPYSSQLTSSPNPFLPPSGNHGPSPNRSGRDVDFILTIEHLCHQKRLKDVIPFLENQVHPPPAAYSKILQLCIEKRALIEGKRVHAYINRSGFLAGVFISNKILELYCKCGSMSDSRKLFDEMGERDLCSWNTLISGYARIGMVLEARELFDEMSERDNFSWTAMISGYVKHKQPGHALELYRLMQRNEHPMCNKFTVSSVLTASAAMQSLRLGKEIHGRIIRTGLDSDAVVSSALMDVYGKCGSLNEARYIFDRVEGKDIVVWTSMIDRYFGDGRWEDGLSLFSDFLRCGISPNEYTFAGVLNACAHQTAEELGRQVHGHMMRIGFDPCSFAASSLVHMYAKCGSVERAGKVFKWLPRPDLVSWTSLITGYAQSGQPHEALKLFDMLLKSGTQPDHVTFVGVLSACTHAGLVDKGLEYFHLIKEKHGLLLTADHYACVVDLLSRSGRFKEAQDMIRSMPMKPDKFLWASLLGGCRIHGNYEIAEQAAEALFEIEPENAATYVTLANIYATAGKWNEVAKVRQLMDERGVVKKPGMSWVNINRKVHIFLVGDESHPKSKDIFKYLGEISKRMKEEGFVPHTNYVLHDVEEEQKEHNLSYHSEKLAVAFGIISTPPGTPIKVFKNLRTCVDCHTALKFVSRIAERKITVRDSSRFHCFESGRCSCQDYW
- the LOC121744034 gene encoding serine/threonine-protein kinase SRK2I-like; translation: MDRSGMPPGPGMDMPIMHDSDRYDFVRDIGSGNFGVARLMRDKQTNELVAVKYIERGDKIDENVQREIINHRSLRHPNIVRFREVILTPIHLAIVMEYASGGELFERISNKGRFSEDEARFFFQQLISGVSYCHSMQICHRDLKLENTLLDGSPAPRLKICDFGYSKSALLHSQPKSTVGTPAYIAPEVLHRKEYDGKIADVWSCGVTLYVMLVGTYPFEDPENPKDYRKTIQRVINVQYSIPEHVNISAECLHLISRIFVGDPAQRITIPEIKNHVWFLKNLPADLMDETTMGDQFEEPEQPMQSLETIMQIISEATIPPAGLYNLDMMDDDLEDLDSDPDLDLDSSGEVIYAM